One window from the genome of candidate division KSB1 bacterium encodes:
- a CDS encoding ASCH domain-containing protein, with the protein MLFKTKFHEGIRNGSITLTFRAWKSARAKVGKQYRFGPEEAVKVEAVNEVTISAIA; encoded by the coding sequence TCAAAACAAAATTTCATGAAGGAATCCGCAACGGTTCGATCACGCTGACGTTTCGTGCCTGGAAATCCGCCCGTGCCAAAGTGGGTAAGCAGTACCGGTTTGGCCCTGAAGAGGCTGTGAAAGTTGAGGCTGTGAATGAAGTGACAATCTCAGCAATTGCAG